One region of Elstera cyanobacteriorum genomic DNA includes:
- a CDS encoding branched-chain amino acid ABC transporter substrate-binding protein: MKQRFIGVAVLAAALAAPAARADIKIGVAGPITGANAAFGAQLVQGAEQAAADINAAGGILGQKIVLTTGDDASDPRQGVAVANKFASSGVKFVVGHFNSGVSIPTSDIYADAGILQITPASTNPKFTDRNLWNTFRTCGRDDQQGLVAATYILNTHKGKKIAVIHDKTAYGKGLADETKKNLNAAGVTETVYEGVNTGDKDFTSLISKMKAAGVEFLYWGGLHVEFGLIIRQAAEQGLKLTAMGADGTTSDELASVAGPALEGTKMTFPPDPRQRPEAAAVVKRFLEERKFNPEAYTLYAYAAIQVLKQAIEQTGAVDAEKTAKTLHAGGTYKTVIGDISYDAKGDRKNVDYVTYTWKKGANGAITYIQD; this comes from the coding sequence ATGAAACAGCGGTTTATCGGAGTCGCGGTTTTGGCGGCGGCGCTGGCCGCCCCCGCTGCCCGCGCCGATATTAAAATCGGCGTTGCCGGGCCGATCACCGGGGCGAACGCCGCCTTCGGCGCGCAATTGGTGCAGGGCGCAGAACAGGCCGCCGCCGATATCAATGCGGCGGGCGGCATTCTGGGGCAGAAGATCGTGCTGACGACGGGGGACGATGCCTCGGACCCGCGCCAAGGCGTGGCGGTCGCCAATAAATTTGCATCGTCCGGCGTTAAATTCGTCGTCGGCCATTTCAACTCGGGCGTCTCGATCCCGACGTCGGATATCTACGCCGATGCGGGGATTCTCCAGATCACCCCGGCTTCGACCAATCCGAAGTTCACCGACCGCAATCTCTGGAACACGTTTCGCACCTGTGGGCGGGATGATCAGCAGGGTCTGGTTGCCGCCACGTATATTCTGAACACTCACAAGGGTAAGAAGATTGCGGTCATCCACGACAAGACCGCTTATGGCAAAGGTCTAGCCGATGAGACCAAGAAAAATCTGAATGCCGCCGGGGTGACCGAAACCGTCTATGAGGGCGTCAACACTGGGGATAAGGATTTCACCTCGCTCATTTCTAAAATGAAAGCCGCTGGGGTGGAGTTTCTTTATTGGGGCGGGCTGCACGTCGAGTTCGGCCTAATCATCCGTCAGGCCGCCGAACAGGGGCTGAAGCTGACCGCGATGGGCGCCGATGGCACCACGTCCGACGAACTGGCCTCGGTCGCGGGACCGGCGCTCGAGGGCACGAAAATGACCTTCCCGCCTGACCCGCGCCAGCGCCCGGAAGCCGCCGCCGTGGTGAAACGCTTCCTGGAGGAGCGCAAATTCAACCCGGAAGCCTATACACTGTATGCCTATGCCGCCATTCAAGTGCTGAAGCAGGCAATCGAGCAAACGGGCGCCGTTGATGCCGAGAAGACCGCGAAAACCCTGCACGCGGGCGGCACCTATAAAACCGTCATCGGCGATATCAGCTACGACGCTAAGGGCGACCGTAAGAACGTCGATTACGTTACCTACACATGGAAGAAAGGAGCCAACGGCGCGATTACGTATATCCAGGATTAA
- a CDS encoding CGNR zinc finger domain-containing protein, which produces MSDHPSRAGSLMLVGGLPALDFVNTASGRGGPWALEHLKAPAHLVLWAEHAGVVSAETAAAALDRLPGEEGRAFLRRALEVREAIFRIGTAVTRKDAPLRADLFLLKQEAAHALEHADLEAEAGGAFTIRFGDRPPAAILGPLTQSALSLFLGGGLERLKQCPAPDCGWLFYDRSKNNSRRWCDMATCGNREKAQRFRAGEGRGLKAERLD; this is translated from the coding sequence ATGTCCGATCATCCGTCGCGTGCCGGAAGTCTGATGCTGGTGGGCGGTCTGCCCGCGTTGGATTTCGTCAATACCGCCAGCGGGCGCGGCGGACCGTGGGCGCTGGAGCATCTGAAAGCCCCGGCGCATCTGGTGCTGTGGGCAGAGCATGCGGGCGTCGTGAGTGCGGAAACGGCCGCAGCGGCGCTTGATCGGTTACCGGGGGAGGAGGGGCGCGCCTTTTTGCGAAGGGCCTTAGAGGTGCGGGAGGCAATCTTCCGCATCGGCACTGCCGTCACCCGTAAAGATGCGCCGTTGCGGGCGGATCTTTTTCTGTTGAAGCAGGAAGCCGCCCACGCCCTTGAACACGCCGATCTGGAGGCGGAGGCGGGCGGCGCTTTTACCATCCGCTTTGGTGACCGGCCCCCGGCGGCGATCCTCGGCCCGCTGACGCAATCGGCGCTCAGCCTTTTCCTCGGCGGTGGGTTGGAGCGGCTGAAGCAATGCCCGGCGCCGGACTGCGGCTGGCTGTTCTACGACCGCTCCAAAAACAATTCCCGCCGCTGGTGCGATATGGCGACCTGCGGCAACCGCGAGAAAGCCCAGCGCTTCCGCGCAGGCGAGGGGCGGGGCTTGAAAGCGGAGCGGCTGGATTAA
- a CDS encoding ABC transporter permease — MGRFINITALMGKEFASLIRDLALLAFAIYAFSFAIYSQANGLSHEVHRAAIGIVDEDGSQLSGRLISAFRAPQFQPPDLIRLDEIDRAMNAARFTFVLDIPPNFEADARAGRQPTVQVLVDATAMMQAGIGASYIQQMVLDETQRFLARNDAKPARPPVDLHWRFAFNQDLNTPRFTGVMALIDNITMLSILLAGAALVREREHGTIEHLLVLPVRPFDIMMAKVLANGAVILLLTALSLKFVVETALSVQLAGSLPLFLAGVALYLFFTTALGMFLGTVAKSMPQLGLLFILVFLPMNLLSGGQTPRESMPEALQTIMLASPSTHFVAMAQGILYRGAGIETVWVNFLSVALIGGAFFLISLRRFRSHLATMG, encoded by the coding sequence ATGGGGCGCTTTATCAATATCACCGCCCTGATGGGCAAGGAATTCGCCAGCCTAATCCGCGATTTGGCGCTGCTGGCTTTTGCGATCTACGCTTTCAGTTTCGCCATCTACTCGCAAGCCAACGGCCTATCGCACGAGGTTCACCGCGCCGCGATTGGGATTGTCGATGAAGACGGCTCGCAACTGTCAGGAAGGCTGATTTCGGCCTTCCGCGCGCCGCAGTTCCAGCCACCGGACTTGATCCGCCTCGATGAAATCGACCGGGCGATGAATGCGGCGCGCTTTACCTTCGTGCTCGATATTCCGCCGAATTTCGAAGCCGATGCGCGGGCCGGGCGCCAGCCCACCGTGCAAGTGCTGGTCGATGCCACCGCCATGATGCAGGCGGGCATCGGCGCCAGCTATATTCAGCAAATGGTGCTGGACGAAACCCAGCGTTTCCTCGCCCGTAACGACGCCAAACCGGCGCGCCCGCCCGTCGATCTGCACTGGCGCTTCGCCTTCAATCAGGATTTGAACACACCGCGCTTCACCGGCGTGATGGCCTTGATCGACAATATCACCATGCTGTCGATCCTGCTGGCCGGAGCGGCATTGGTGCGCGAGCGCGAACATGGCACCATCGAACATCTGCTCGTGCTGCCCGTTCGGCCCTTCGATATTATGATGGCGAAAGTGTTGGCGAATGGCGCAGTGATCCTGCTGCTGACCGCCCTATCCCTGAAATTCGTTGTGGAAACGGCCCTATCGGTCCAGCTTGCTGGGTCGCTGCCGCTGTTCCTAGCAGGTGTGGCGCTCTACCTCTTCTTCACCACCGCGCTGGGCATGTTTCTGGGCACGGTTGCGAAATCGATGCCGCAACTCGGGTTACTGTTCATCCTAGTGTTTCTGCCGATGAACCTTCTCTCCGGCGGGCAGACGCCACGCGAGAGCATGCCGGAAGCCTTGCAGACGATCATGCTCGCCTCCCCCTCCACCCATTTCGTGGCGATGGCCCAGGGCATTCTCTATCGCGGGGCCGGGATCGAAACCGTCTGGGTAAATTTCCTCTCGGTTGCCCTGATCGGCGGCGCTTTCTTTCTGATAAGCCTGCGCCGCTTCCGCAGCCATTTGGCGACGATGGGGTAG
- the rbbA gene encoding ribosome-associated ATPase/putative transporter RbbA, producing MTDAVALTGVSHRYGTTVGLDAVSLTVPEACTLGLIGPDGVGKSTLLALIAGAKAVQDGSVITLGADMRRSGARTRVQPRIAYMPQGLGKNLYPDISVREHLEFFGKLFGLSAAAREERSVALLTGTGLAPFADRPMGKLSGGMKQKLGLCCALIHDPDLLILDEPTTGVDPLSRRQFWELVARIRENRPQMSVLVATSYMDEADQFDRVAALHGGKILACAPPADLKAQTGSASLEDAFIALLPPEAKAGHRLPQKTALPEGGDTAPVIEARGLTRTFGAFTAVDHVDFAIRRGEIFGFLGSNGCGKSTTMKMLTGLLPSSSGDAFLLGQPIDPTDLQARRKVGYMSQAFSLYSELTVRQNLRLHSKIFRLAPEAAAGREAALSARFGLAPYLDHLSGDLPLGVRQRLSLAVAILHEPDVLILDEPTSGVDPVARDAFWQELFTLSREQGVTIFVSTHFMNEAARCDRIAFMHAGRVLAIDTPEALQAARGAPSLDAAFIGAMEDALGPAASTEAPFPDPLPSHGKPPLFSLNRLGAYAWREALEMLRDKVRLTVALFGTALLMIVFGYGISLDVEKVPFAALDYDQSPESRAYLEQFQGSSYFRQVTPPAGPDGLMKALRGARIAAAIEIPPDFGLHLRRGQPTEISVAIDGAMPFRAETVEGYVVGLHQQFIATLARENGITLPAPPIQIETRFRYNQGFRSLDAMVPATIALLLVMIPAILMALAVVREKEMGTIANFYVTPTSRFEFLIGKQIPYVLIGMVNFTLMGVMAVTLFGVPLKGSVLGLALGALAYVTCTTGIGLFMSSFARTQIAALFGTAVASVMPAVQFSGMMQPVASLEDGARLIGTFFPTTYFMKISVGAFTKGLTFADLMPFLLSLLAFIPVLWGLSMLLLKKQER from the coding sequence GTGACCGATGCCGTTGCGCTGACCGGAGTTTCCCACCGCTACGGTACGACCGTAGGGTTGGACGCGGTGTCGCTAACCGTTCCAGAAGCCTGTACCCTAGGGCTGATCGGCCCGGATGGGGTGGGGAAATCCACCCTGCTCGCCCTCATTGCCGGGGCCAAGGCGGTGCAAGATGGCAGCGTCATTACCCTGGGGGCCGATATGCGCCGCAGCGGCGCGCGCACCCGCGTTCAACCGCGCATCGCCTATATGCCGCAGGGTCTGGGGAAGAATCTCTACCCCGACATCAGCGTGCGCGAGCATCTGGAGTTTTTCGGCAAGCTCTTCGGCCTATCGGCGGCAGCGCGGGAGGAGCGCAGCGTCGCCCTGCTCACCGGCACCGGCCTTGCCCCTTTCGCCGACCGGCCGATGGGCAAACTGTCGGGCGGGATGAAACAGAAGCTGGGCCTGTGCTGCGCCCTGATCCACGATCCCGACCTCTTGATCCTCGACGAGCCGACCACCGGCGTCGATCCGCTCTCCCGCCGCCAGTTCTGGGAGTTGGTCGCCCGCATTCGGGAAAACCGCCCGCAAATGAGCGTGCTGGTCGCCACCTCCTATATGGATGAAGCCGACCAGTTTGACCGGGTGGCCGCCCTGCACGGCGGCAAAATCCTGGCCTGCGCCCCGCCCGCCGATCTGAAAGCCCAGACCGGCAGCGCCAGCCTGGAAGACGCCTTTATCGCCCTGCTGCCGCCCGAGGCGAAGGCGGGCCACCGTCTTCCGCAGAAAACCGCCTTGCCGGAGGGGGGCGATACAGCGCCGGTGATCGAAGCGCGCGGCCTAACCCGCACCTTTGGCGCCTTCACCGCCGTTGACCATGTGGATTTCGCCATCCGGCGCGGCGAGATTTTCGGCTTCCTTGGCTCCAACGGCTGCGGCAAGAGCACGACGATGAAAATGCTGACCGGCCTGCTGCCCAGCAGTTCCGGGGATGCCTTTTTACTCGGCCAACCCATCGACCCGACCGATCTACAGGCCCGGCGCAAGGTCGGCTATATGTCGCAGGCCTTCTCGCTCTATAGCGAGCTTACCGTCCGGCAGAACCTGCGCCTACATTCAAAAATCTTCCGCCTGGCGCCCGAAGCGGCAGCCGGGCGGGAAGCGGCGTTGTCGGCCCGCTTCGGCCTTGCCCCCTATCTCGACCATCTCTCCGGCGATTTACCGCTCGGGGTGCGCCAGCGGCTATCCTTGGCGGTCGCCATTCTGCATGAACCCGATGTGCTGATCCTCGACGAGCCAACCTCTGGCGTCGATCCCGTCGCCCGCGATGCCTTTTGGCAGGAACTGTTCACCCTATCGCGGGAGCAGGGGGTGACGATCTTCGTCTCCACCCATTTTATGAACGAGGCGGCGCGCTGCGACCGCATCGCCTTCATGCACGCGGGCCGGGTGCTGGCCATCGACACGCCGGAGGCGTTGCAAGCGGCGCGCGGCGCGCCAAGCCTGGACGCCGCCTTCATCGGCGCGATGGAGGACGCCCTCGGCCCTGCGGCCTCGACGGAGGCGCCCTTCCCCGATCCGCTGCCGTCGCACGGCAAACCGCCGCTCTTCTCCCTCAACCGTCTCGGCGCCTATGCTTGGCGCGAGGCGTTGGAGATGCTGCGCGATAAGGTACGGCTGACCGTGGCGCTGTTCGGCACCGCTCTGCTGATGATCGTGTTCGGCTACGGCATTTCGCTGGACGTCGAGAAAGTTCCCTTCGCCGCGCTCGATTACGACCAATCGCCGGAAAGCCGGGCCTATCTGGAGCAGTTTCAAGGCTCCTCCTACTTCCGGCAGGTAACGCCGCCTGCCGGTCCCGATGGGCTGATGAAGGCACTGCGCGGCGCCCGCATTGCGGCGGCTATCGAGATTCCTCCCGATTTCGGCCTGCATCTGCGCCGTGGCCAGCCGACGGAGATTAGCGTTGCCATCGACGGCGCCATGCCCTTTCGGGCGGAAACCGTGGAAGGCTATGTCGTCGGCCTGCACCAGCAGTTCATCGCAACCCTGGCGCGGGAGAATGGCATCACCCTGCCCGCGCCGCCGATCCAGATCGAAACGCGCTTTCGCTATAATCAGGGCTTCCGCAGCCTTGATGCGATGGTGCCCGCCACCATCGCCCTGCTATTGGTGATGATCCCGGCGATCCTGATGGCGCTGGCGGTGGTGCGGGAGAAGGAAATGGGCACCATCGCCAATTTCTACGTAACCCCCACCAGCCGCTTCGAATTTCTGATCGGCAAGCAGATCCCCTATGTGCTGATCGGCATGGTGAATTTCACCCTGATGGGGGTCATGGCGGTCACGCTGTTCGGCGTGCCGCTGAAGGGCAGCGTGCTTGGTCTCGCGCTCGGGGCGCTCGCTTACGTGACCTGCACCACCGGCATCGGCCTCTTCATGTCCTCCTTCGCGCGCACGCAGATTGCCGCGTTGTTCGGCACAGCCGTCGCCTCCGTCATGCCTGCCGTGCAGTTTTCCGGCATGATGCAGCCGGTGGCGAGTTTGGAGGATGGGGCGCGGCTGATCGGCACCTTCTTCCCCACCACCTATTTCATGAAAATTAGCGTCGGCGCGTTCACGAAGGGGCTGACCTTCGCCGATCTCATGCCCTTTCTGCTGTCGCTGCTGGCCTTCATCCCGGTGCTCTGGGGCCTGTCGATGCTCCTGTTGAAGAAGCAGGAGCGCTGA